CTTTGCCTGATTCACTGGTTGCTCAGAGCTAGAGTATGCGACCGCATATGGAGTTTGTGGCGCCTCATCTTGCGTTGCATCTTGTTGCATTTTGAAAATCTGTCTGTTGATTTGCGTAAACAATTTGCAATCACATCTTAGCCGCATTCTcatcatttttctcttttttctgcCAACTTGTTCCTTTTATGCCCTCAAACTCAGGAGTATGCGACCGCATCTGGAGTTTGCGATGTCGCATGTACTTCGCATTCTAGTGCACTTTGCCTGATTCACTGGTTGCTCAGAGCTAGAGTATGCGACCGCATCTGGAGTTGTGGTGCCTCATCTTGCGTCGCATCTTGTTGCATTTTGAAAAACTGTCTGTTGATTTGCGTAAACAATTTGCAATCACTTCTTAGCCATATTCCCatcatttttctcctttttctgcCAATTTGTTCCTTTTATGCCCTCGAACTCAGGAGTATGCGACCGCATCTGGAGTTTGCGATGTCGCATGTACTTCGCATTCTAGTGCACTTTGCCTGATCCACTGGTTGCTCAGAGCTAGAGTATGCGACCGCATCTGGAGTTTGTGGTGCCTCATCTTGCGTCGCATCTTGTTGCATTTTGGCAAACTCTCTGTTGATTTGTGTTAAACAATTTGCAATCACTTCTTAGCCGCATTCtcatcatttttctcatttttctgcCAATTTGTTACTTTTATGCCCTCGATCTCACACAATCTTAAAACACACAAAAACATAatagaaatagagaaaaatacTTGAAATGACTCATAAAAAACATAAGTAGTGGATGTACAAAGCCTGAAAATCCACCACTTATCACTGTCCCTTCCataagtttttgtttttaacgATAGAAAACTTATTTTAAGGCTTAATTTTTGCTCAAATCAAATTCCAAAAgatatattctattttcactaaaaaaatgcacttttttttttgtgcaaaaaatgaTATATCTATTTGCATATAAAGTGGAGCGTTCAAAAGTTAGGGCCTAAAGCCCTAAGCGCCTGAGGCACACCTTCCGACGGTAAGCGCATGAGACAAACAAGTTGGAACATTCAAAGAGATGTATGTTGAGTTTTCACAGAGTCCAGTAGCCATAGATTTACAATTGATGGATATATACTAACATAGTTCAATTAtgtataaatatggaaaatggtTTTAAAATCTATATAAACTTCTTCATTTCTGTATTTCATTAGACGTACACATGCACCACTCTTTCAAAACTCTTTTTGCTAACTGAATTGCTAAAGCTAGATCATGAGATGAGAATTGCTCAAGACGGTAAATACCACGTTCCTTAAAATCCAAATCTAACACAAGGGAGACCTTTGAGGCGTGCCCTTCCGACGGTGCGTGCATGATCCATCGGATTTTGATAGACAAGTCGATACATTTAGAGATGTATGTTGAGTTTTCACGGACTCAGTGACCATAGATTGACAATTAGGTGTCCTTTGGTCATCCATAAAGTCCATTGAACTTTCACACTTGCTCGTCACCTTTTGATACTTTATAATCAAGTTAACATTAGAACAACTTACCATGTGTTGCACCTGTAACAAATGAACATGAGGATCAATTTATTGGGAGAAGAGTTAGTTACATTATATGGCTCCCGCTTTTTCACTTTAAATTAATATGCTTAATTGAcaagtaatttaaataattaaagaagacTTGATCAAATAGTCCttccattttaatttgtttgtttggtttgacttgacacggagtttaacgaaataaaaaagacttttgaagcttatgattttgaattaaagatatataaaatgtaccaaaatgccctttaTCTTTGTGGTTTTAAAAATGCATGTAGACAATTGGaacaaaagagttgtcaaaaaagaaagaagcataTTTGTTGAAtcggactaaaaaaaaaagtaagacgaacaaattgaaatggagagAGTATATATAAAGTAGCAAAAATATTTTAGTAAGACGAAAAAATTGAAATGGAAagagtataatatatatatagtaaaagcATTCTTTTAACCGAGTGGGGGTGAAAGTCAGACACATCTTCTCATTTTAGGTGGAATACGTCAATAGCCCCTTAAATTTGTTACTAAATTTTATTCAGACACGAACTATGGTCTGTTTTAATTGAGCACCTGAACAAATAATAAAGTGTTACTATCACAATATTTTggctcaaatttttaaaaagcttTTGCATGTGTTCTCAAACGGCTAGTACACAGACTAGTTAATTAACCACTAAAAACATGTTACTTTTCTTAATTATATGCATCAATGCGCCATAAACCTCATATTTGTTTCAATCAAGattgatgtgtataattaaagaagGTGATAAATTTTATAATGTTAACTTATCTACCAATAGGTGTTTGATAACATGCTCAAAAAAATATCCGAAATTTGAGCATGAAGTGCCTAATAGAAATATTACTAGGAAGATGCAAACCTTGCATGAGATGGAGCAAAAAATGTTTGGACGTTGAAGGCTTCTATGACATAGAATGCAATTGTAGTTTGAGCCCTTGAATTGGCTTGAAAGGGGCCTTTGGTGCAAGAACACCACTTTAGCACTATTAGTTGTGTAAGACTACATATATTTAAACCAAATAAATTAAGTGAAATATATCATTTAAGTCTTAGTAGCCTCTGATGCTAATATAAGTGATCAATCAGTATAAATTAAAGAAGGATTAACTGAATTTGTTTTGCACCCAATgtttatattaaattaattatatagtCTTTGACATGATTTATAGTTAATCAAATGTTCATGACTTGTTTTAGTCTATTCTGCAATATAATATGGGAGAGTTAAGATGAAAACTAGCACTTCTTCTGTCTCAATTTTTGTATCATACTGTTTAAATCTATTTCGAAAagaattttcatatttatttaacttaaatttatcattttatcaTTAATGAAATACTTTATATTTGAACAAATATTCATAATatgttttagatcacaagttttaaaagtattGTCATGGACTTTAGATCTAACTAAATCCCAAAGCTAACTCAATAGGTGAGGACTGTCTAAGACTATATAAAGAGACAAATTTCTCATCATCCACCAATGTGGAAATCAACAGTGTCCCCGTGTTCAAGGCTGGAGATCTTGAACGTGAACAATTTAATATAAGGATTTAATACCTGTAAACCAAGAATTGGATGGGACTGACTTTGATAACATGTTATTAACTTTGGATCTAACTTAACTCCAAAAACAAGTAGAAAGGGTTAGGATTGTCCGAGGCTATATAAAGAGATTAAGTTCTCCCATCGATGTAGGACTCAAACAccgtcacataaattaaaacggaacATAATTATTTTGATCATTTGGAACTTACTTGAACAAAAGAGCAATCTAAGAGTTTGTTAGCGTCTTTCAAGCATAAAACATCTTGATAAACATACCTTCTAATCTGCAAAACCAATAAATACAAACATAAAATCAACATTACAAGGTAAATGGTCAAATTTGCTATTGAGTTACgcgattttttataaaataaatttgtccCTCCGTTAATAGTTGG
This portion of the Lycium ferocissimum isolate CSIRO_LF1 chromosome 1, AGI_CSIRO_Lferr_CH_V1, whole genome shotgun sequence genome encodes:
- the LOC132060592 gene encoding protein RGF1 INDUCIBLE TRANSCRIPTION FACTOR 1-like, with protein sequence MKAGSGSISIVPRWLEVLLALKFFNACSIHELERRNEENVFCLDCCVGLCIHCMPSHRGHKILQIRRYVYQDVLCLKDANKLLDCSFVQSYTTNSAKVVFLHQRPLSSQFKGSNYNCILCHRSLQRPNIFCSISCKVQHMVSCSNVNLIIKYQKVTSKCESSMDFMDDQRTPNCQSMVTESVKTQHTSLNVSTCLSKSDGSCTHRRKGTPQRLCEIEGIKVTNWQKNEKNDENAAKK